A region from the Bacteroidales bacterium genome encodes:
- a CDS encoding FG-GAP-like repeat-containing protein yields the protein MTPSKKQKTILKNISVIFLLLSFIIYPIAPAFAEDVAPSAPVSTESPVVSDTTPTDISTTPSDTSLTDITPTTDITGESILPSSLSTDPATLEVDSALTKTDDKSLQTQALTMGASSNSSLLPTSPVSTSPIKQLVPTPDPTTGALLYNYPLTIPQGRNGMSPDLKLQYNSQKVDTDSVLGYGWSTNIPYITRVNKKGVNTLYTDNYFSSSLSGDLLLSSGTSYVSKVENGDFLNYTYSNNTWTATDKKGTVYKFGMTSATRQDDPNDSTKIAKWMLEEVRDTNNNYITYTYYKNGGQIYPNVITYTNNGSATGIYEIDFLRQSRSDVIKSYSLGFLETTNYRINEVDIKASSSIVHKYVLAYTTGDNSNRSILNTITESGTDEITSTTTTLPAFTITNAKTTSAGWTYNGNWALPSGIYFDGSSMWGDVNGDGLPDILTSWENGGGNPVWTRSVYINNGDGTFTLSTNFQIPVQFVINFANQNYIVQDINGDGLADIFKSNLEYVGGYYQTVSEVYLNNGSGWTLSSWTLPCSLYGYGSPIGVISDLNGDNLPDLYVSQFSHNQRAVYLNNGDGTWTDVSSNWTFPYVSNDGNTTYIDLNGDGITDILYIQYNLVNHTTTATAYLGDGKGTYTQNTEYGNISPLSSFGSSSLTDLGVRYGDINGDGLVDAVQSINWFGTLYKTSFINNGNGWTQNNNWLAPLGFTDGFFSLLSGLIDLDGDGLPDVTTNNSGNYLNNNSTNKADLISNITFPQGGTIAFTYKSAVSYRDSSNNVSNYIPYPIQTLNQVVVGGGTTTYSYYNGYYYYNANDLPNRKFLSFGIIKASGPVNNITKTYYHKGNGTDTTNGEYNDDISKAGKPYRVENTDASGNLYSVLVNKWDKSNLGVNNFVKLVRSTTLTYDGGSTHRDTAEEYTNENTYGNLTQKISWGEVSANNDGTFTDTGTDKSTENISYATNTGNNVVGLPSEDSLLDQSSNKVKESKYYYDTLALGSVGAGNQTKVEQWKSDTTYINSQKAYNTTYGIVSSSTDPRGKTTSYSYDSYYLYPTTITDPLTHTSQYTYDYSSGKVKQTTEQNGFVYLNVYDGLDRLITEKIPDITTPTTLDTKAVYSYTDTSNAVSVHKTDYLDSSNSADTYQYFDGYGRLIQDRKEAETANSFNIRDVNYDSRGLTSFETIRYTSTGSAKTSLPSNQNLFISYYYDPIERLITVSNNVTIDQWSYSYNKWETTITNPNGKVKNYYKDALGNLVKVEELNSGNTYTTNYEWNLIGNLTKITDALSNVRNFTYDGLSRRLTAEDLHAVGDTSYGTRSYVYDDASNLTQTTNANGNIVNYTYDDVNRQLTENYTGQTGTETTYAYDSCTNGIGKLCTITMLSGTNTAYLYDSNGNTTRETKTINAVNYQTNYTYDRQGNTLVITYPDGINSQVRYTYNTAGLLNQVEEKEGSGSFTNVVSNIDYSPLDKITVINYANGTTTTNTYDVNKLYRMTNKVTTRSGPNLQTIAYTYDNVGNITQIADTAGVSISKTVNYTYDDLNRLTSATTTATGNSQNYSESYAYDALGNLTTKNGTTYLYEGNSGTNYANPHATTSVGGTTYSYDNDGNLTAYGNTANTFDYNDRLTQTVITRGGMRMAQSKSQGSPIETKGLASKGGGIIPMGGGGGGSVPTIVSATATNVTAYTATLNGVVNPNGNLTQAWFYMSSGSQYGLQWIGSGTSNVTLTPYTLTNLTPNTTYQFKVKAENQYGQAQSPSYTSFTTLDGPIITTPTITTLSPSSTVAGQSGMPITITGTNFVAGVSVALFNGSPRGTSVTNSTTLTMNLTSIDLAQTGTANISVTNGTGMTSGTLPFTITTNTGNTTITYDYDQAGQRVKYSNGTITTYYPNTLYNITGITKTKQIYAGDMLIATIETVGSTPTTYYNHTDHLNSTSVVSNSAGTSAQLLDYYPYGSQRISSGTWSEQRQYIGQMYDVDSTLSYLNARYYDSGRGQFVSEDPMFWATSQDWLLDPTNQNSYSYSRDNPINLSDPSGKNPYLISAGVAFVGSLAFDAGKDIYQNVQDYREGKLPLYLVTQARGEDPASRYIKDTATAVAFAVVATRAGIFAEKLVANGTISQTTGKIIATTSGGLVNATSNIINGNSKDSNTGKINWAKAVNDFAIGTATTYVSQQIPNPAGAPPSTFLGSLGGARVAVAHIRSAVSQATKAMAGYVGSLFSNSLNKKNK from the coding sequence ATTCCACAAGGAAGAAATGGAATGTCTCCAGATTTGAAACTTCAATACAACAGCCAGAAAGTAGATACAGACAGTGTTTTAGGTTATGGTTGGTCAACAAACATTCCATACATCACAAGAGTAAATAAAAAAGGAGTTAATACTCTATACACCGACAATTATTTTTCATCAAGTCTTTCGGGGGATTTGCTTTTGTCTTCAGGCACAAGTTATGTTTCAAAAGTTGAGAATGGAGATTTTTTAAATTATACATACAGCAATAACACTTGGACTGCGACTGATAAAAAGGGAACTGTATATAAGTTTGGAATGACTTCCGCAACAAGACAAGATGATCCAAATGATTCAACAAAAATTGCAAAATGGATGTTGGAAGAAGTTCGCGATACAAACAATAATTATATAACATACACATATTACAAAAATGGAGGACAAATTTATCCTAATGTAATTACTTACACGAACAATGGCTCTGCTACTGGAATTTACGAAATAGATTTTTTAAGACAATCAAGAAGTGATGTCATAAAATCATATTCTTTGGGATTTTTAGAAACTACAAATTACAGAATAAATGAAGTTGATATAAAAGCATCTAGTTCTATCGTTCACAAATATGTTTTGGCTTACACAACAGGAGACAACAGTAATCGTTCAATTTTAAATACAATTACAGAATCGGGGACTGACGAAATCACTTCAACTACAACAACTCTGCCTGCTTTTACAATTACAAATGCAAAAACAACTTCTGCTGGTTGGACATACAATGGAAACTGGGCTTTGCCATCAGGAATATATTTTGACGGAAGTTCAATGTGGGGTGATGTTAATGGAGACGGATTGCCAGACATTCTTACTTCTTGGGAAAATGGTGGAGGAAACCCAGTTTGGACTAGAAGTGTATATATAAATAATGGAGATGGAACATTTACACTTTCTACTAATTTTCAGATTCCAGTTCAGTTTGTGATTAATTTTGCTAATCAAAATTACATCGTTCAAGATATAAACGGAGATGGTTTAGCAGATATTTTTAAATCCAATCTTGAGTATGTCGGAGGTTATTATCAAACTGTTTCAGAAGTATATTTAAATAATGGTAGCGGTTGGACTTTATCTAGTTGGACATTGCCTTGTTCCTTGTATGGCTACGGTTCTCCCATAGGAGTTATTTCAGATTTAAACGGAGACAATTTACCCGACTTGTATGTTTCCCAATTCAGCCACAATCAAAGAGCTGTTTATTTAAACAACGGAGATGGAACTTGGACAGATGTTTCTTCTAATTGGACTTTCCCATATGTTTCAAATGATGGCAATACAACATATATTGATTTAAATGGAGACGGAATTACCGACATTTTATACATTCAATACAATCTTGTTAATCACACTACTACCGCAACTGCATATTTAGGTGACGGAAAAGGAACATATACTCAAAATACTGAATATGGAAATATTTCGCCATTATCATCATTTGGGAGTTCTTCGCTGACTGATCTGGGTGTTCGTTATGGCGACATAAACGGAGACGGACTTGTTGACGCAGTTCAATCAATAAATTGGTTTGGCACACTTTACAAAACATCATTCATAAATAATGGAAATGGTTGGACTCAAAATAATAACTGGCTTGCACCACTTGGTTTTACTGATGGATTTTTCAGTTTGTTATCAGGGCTGATTGATTTAGACGGTGATGGTTTGCCTGACGTAACAACAAATAATAGTGGAAATTATTTAAATAATAATTCCACAAACAAAGCTGATCTCATTTCAAATATCACATTTCCACAAGGAGGAACAATAGCATTCACATACAAGTCGGCAGTAAGTTATCGTGATTCAAGTAATAATGTTTCAAATTACATTCCTTATCCTATCCAAACTCTTAATCAAGTAGTAGTCGGAGGAGGAACAACAACATATAGTTATTACAACGGATATTATTATTACAATGCAAATGATTTACCAAACCGCAAGTTTTTAAGTTTTGGAATAATCAAAGCAAGCGGTCCAGTTAATAACATTACAAAAACCTATTACCACAAAGGAAATGGCACAGACACTACAAATGGCGAATACAACGACGACATTTCAAAAGCAGGAAAACCATATCGTGTGGAAAATACAGACGCTAGCGGAAATCTTTATTCTGTCTTAGTTAATAAATGGGATAAATCAAATCTTGGTGTAAATAATTTTGTAAAACTTGTGCGTTCCACAACTCTTACTTATGACGGAGGTTCAACACACAGAGATACAGCAGAAGAATATACAAATGAAAATACTTACGGAAATTTAACTCAAAAAATTTCTTGGGGTGAAGTTTCCGCAAACAATGACGGAACATTTACTGATACTGGAACGGATAAATCAACAGAAAATATTTCTTATGCAACAAATACCGGAAACAATGTTGTAGGACTTCCTTCGGAAGATTCATTGCTTGACCAATCAAGTAATAAAGTAAAAGAATCAAAATATTATTATGACACTCTTGCTTTGGGTTCAGTCGGTGCAGGTAATCAAACAAAAGTAGAACAATGGAAATCTGACACGACATATATCAATTCTCAAAAAGCATATAACACAACTTACGGAATTGTTTCTTCAAGCACTGACCCTAGAGGAAAAACCACTTCATATTCTTATGATTCATATTATCTTTATCCAACAACAATCACAGACCCGTTGACTCATACTTCCCAATACACTTATGATTATTCTTCAGGAAAAGTAAAACAAACAACAGAACAAAACGGATTTGTTTATCTCAATGTTTATGATGGATTGGACAGATTGATAACAGAAAAAATTCCTGACATTACCACTCCGACAACATTAGATACAAAAGCCGTTTACTCATACACAGATACTTCAAATGCAGTTTCTGTTCACAAAACAGATTATCTTGATTCATCAAATTCCGCAGACACTTATCAATACTTCGATGGTTATGGAAGATTGATACAAGACAGAAAAGAAGCGGAAACCGCAAATTCGTTCAATATTCGTGATGTAAATTACGATTCTCGTGGACTTACTTCTTTTGAAACTATCCGCTATACAAGCACTGGTTCTGCAAAAACAAGTTTGCCTTCAAATCAGAATTTATTCATTTCATACTATTATGATCCAATAGAAAGATTAATTACTGTTTCAAACAATGTAACCATTGACCAATGGAGCTACTCATACAACAAATGGGAAACGACAATTACCAATCCAAACGGGAAAGTAAAAAATTATTACAAAGACGCACTCGGTAATCTTGTGAAAGTTGAAGAATTAAATTCAGGAAATACTTACACTACAAATTACGAATGGAATCTTATCGGCAACCTTACAAAAATCACAGACGCACTTTCCAATGTCAGAAACTTCACTTATGATGGTCTTTCAAGAAGATTAACAGCAGAAGATTTGCACGCTGTTGGCGATACATCATATGGAACTCGTTCATATGTTTATGATGACGCTTCAAACTTAACTCAAACAACAAATGCAAATGGAAACATTGTAAATTACACTTACGATGATGTGAACAGACAACTTACAGAAAACTACACAGGACAAACAGGAACAGAAACCACTTACGCTTATGATTCTTGCACGAATGGAATCGGAAAATTATGCACAATCACAATGTTGTCTGGAACAAATACTGCCTACTTGTATGATTCAAATGGAAACACAACAAGAGAAACAAAAACAATTAATGCAGTAAATTATCAGACAAACTACACTTACGACAGACAAGGAAATACTTTAGTTATCACATATCCTGACGGAATCAATTCTCAAGTCAGATACACATACAATACAGCAGGACTTCTAAATCAAGTTGAAGAAAAAGAGGGAAGCGGATCTTTCACAAACGTAGTTTCAAATATCGATTATTCTCCACTTGATAAAATTACAGTAATAAATTATGCAAATGGAACAACCACTACAAACACTTATGATGTAAACAAACTTTACAGAATGACAAATAAGGTAACAACAAGATCGGGACCAAATCTTCAAACTATCGCTTACACATATGACAATGTCGGAAACATCACTCAAATAGCAGATACCGCAGGAGTAAGCATTTCAAAAACTGTAAATTACACTTACGATGATCTTAATCGCCTCACTTCTGCTACAACAACAGCAACAGGAAACAGTCAGAATTACAGCGAATCTTACGCATATGACGCACTTGGCAATCTTACAACCAAGAATGGCACGACATATCTTTATGAAGGAAATTCAGGCACAAATTACGCCAACCCTCACGCTACAACAAGTGTAGGAGGCACGACATATTCTTATGACAATGATGGAAACCTTACGGCATACGGAAATACTGCAAACACTTTTGATTACAATGACAGATTAACTCAAACTGTAATAACAAGAGGTGGTATGAGAATGGCTCAGTCCAAATCACAAGGTTCGCCCATTGAAACAAAAGGATTAGCTTCTAAAGGAGGCGGAATAATTCCTATGGGTGGCGGAGGTGGCGGGTCTGTTCCAACAATAGTTTCAGCAACAGCAACAAATGTCACAGCTTACACTGCTACATTAAACGGAGTAGTAAATCCAAATGGCAATCTTACACAAGCTTGGTTCTATATGTCGTCAGGTTCACAATACGGACTTCAATGGATCGGAAGTGGAACATCAAATGTGACATTGACTCCATACACTTTGACCAATCTTACACCAAACACTACATATCAATTTAAAGTGAAAGCAGAAAACCAATACGGACAAGCTCAATCTCCTTCATACACTTCTTTCACTACATTAGACGGACCAATTATCACCACTCCAACCATAACCACACTTTCTCCATCATCAACAGTAGCAGGTCAAAGTGGAATGCCAATAACCATAACAGGAACGAACTTCGTTGCAGGAGTATCTGTCGCACTGTTTAACGGCTCTCCAAGAGGAACAAGTGTCACAAACTCCACCACTCTTACAATGAATCTAACAAGTATAGATTTAGCACAAACAGGCACAGCGAACATTTCAGTCACAAATGGTACGGGAATGACATCAGGAACTCTGCCATTTACCATTACAACAAACACAGGAAATACAACTATCACTTACGATTACGACCAAGCAGGTCAGAGAGTGAAATATTCTAACGGAACAATAACAACATACTATCCAAACACGTTATACAACATCACCGGAATAACGAAGACAAAACAAATATACGCAGGTGATATGTTAATTGCTACAATAGAGACAGTAGGAAGTACACCGACAACTTATTACAATCACACAGACCATTTGAACAGCACAAGTGTCGTTTCAAATAGTGCAGGAACATCAGCTCAACTTCTAGATTATTATCCTTATGGTTCACAAAGAATATCTAGTGGAACTTGGAGTGAGCAGAGGCAATACATTGGGCAGATGTATGATGTGGATTCAACTTTGAGTTATTTGAATGCGAGATATTATGATAGTGGAAGGGGGCAGTTTGTGAGTGAGGATCCAATGTTTTGGGCAACATCACAAGACTGGTTGCTTGACCCGACAAACCAAAATTCTTACAGCTATAGTCGCGATAACCCTATTAATTTAAGTGATCCGAGTGGAAAAAATCCTTATTTAATTTCAGCAGGGGTTGCTTTTGTGGGATCTTTAGCTTTTGATGCAGGAAAAGATATTTATCAAAATGTACAAGATTATAGAGAAGGCAAACTGCCTTTATATTTAGTAACACAAGCAAGAGGAGAAGATCCCGCTAGTAGATATATTAAAGACACTGCAACCGCTGTTGCCTTTGCTGTTGTGGCAACAAGAGCAGGTATATTTGCGGAAAAATTAGTAGCAAATGGAACAATCTCCCAAACTACAGGTAAAATCATAGCAACTACATCAGGGGGGTTAGTTAATGCAACAAGTAATATAATAAACGGAAACTCTAAAGATTCTAATACTGGCAAAATAAATTGGGCTAAAGCGGTAAATGATTTTGCGATTGGAACTGCAACCACATATGTAAGTCAACAAATACCTAATCCAGCAGGAGCTCCTCCTTCCACCTTTTTAGGATCACTTGGTGGAGCAAGAGTTGCCGTTGCTCATATACGCTCTGCTGTGAGTCAGGCAACGAAGGCTATGGCCGGTTATGTTGGTTCATTATTTAGTAATAGTTTGAATAAAAAAAATAAATAA